A window of the Falco rusticolus isolate bFalRus1 chromosome 1, bFalRus1.pri, whole genome shotgun sequence genome harbors these coding sequences:
- the SPHK1 gene encoding sphingosine kinase 1 isoform X2 has protein sequence MLPQLKKPSLGCTTTPPPYALLSLPGDSYGVLPRPCRALVLLNPQSGAGRAIQDFQVVVQPMLAEADIATTVFITERPYHAQEKVRDEDLSQWDTLVIMSGDGLLYEVVNGLMERSDWEDAMKKPLCILPGGSGNALAASINHYAGNDHVAKKKLLTNCTFILCKGLHTQMDLVSLSTASGKRLFSFLGFGWGFISDVDIDSEKYRWLGNARFTLGTLQCLAKLRVYQGRLSYLPAVPEQDTSSAPRDPPMPVTNGQPSHVPPPAGTDVPGSLPNDSLLVPLGQPVPAHWTVVPEEEFVSVYAIYQSHLGTNLLMAPAARLHDGCIHLFYLKAGISRVALLKLFLAMARGTHLDLNCPHLCYVCVRAFRLEPRAATGIMTVDGEALACEPVQGQIHSRLCRILSGS, from the exons ATGCTGCCCCAGCTCAAAAAGCCCTCCCTAGGATGTACCACGACCCCACCACCCTAcgccctgctctccctgccaggTGACAGCTATGGGGtgctgccccggccctgccgtGCGCTAGTGCTGCTGAACCCGCAGAGCGGCGCTGGCCGCGCCATCCAGGACTTCCAGGTGGTGGTGCAGCCCATGCTGGCTGAGGCCGACATCGCTACCACTGTCTTCATTACTG AGAGACCCTACCATGCACAGGAGAAGGTGCGGGATGAGGACCTGTCACAGTGGGACACATTGGTGATCATGTCTGGGGATGGGCTGCTGTACGAG gtgGTGAATGGGCTCATGGAGCGGTCGGACTGGGAGGATGCCATGAAGAAGCCACTGTGCATCTTGCCCGGGGGCTCTGGGAATGCCCTGGCTGCCTCCATCAACCACTACGCAGG CAATGATCACGTTGCCAAGAAGAAGCTGCTGACGAACTGCACCTTCATCCTCTGCAAGGGGCTGCACACGCAGATGGACCTGGTCTCGCTGAGCACGGCCTCAGGCAAGCGCCTGTTCTCCTTCCTCGGCTTCGGCTGGGGCTTCATCTCGGATGTGGACATCGACAGTGAGAAGTACCGCTGGCTGGGCAATGCCCGCTTCACCCTGGGCACCCTTCAGTGCCTGGCCAAGCTGCGGGTATACCAGGGCCGCCTCTCCTACCTGCCTGCTGTCCCCGAGCAGGACACCTCCTCGGcacccagggacccccccatgCCTGTCACCAATGGCCAGCCTAGCCACGTCCCGCCGCCAGCGGGGACGGATGTGCCTGGGTCTCTGCCCAACGACTCGCTGCTGGTGCCGCTGGGCCAGCCAGTGCCGGCGCACTGGACAGTGGTCCCTGAGGAGGAGTTTGTCTCTGTCTATGCCATTTACCAGTCCCACCTGGGCACTAACCTGCTGATGGCACCGGCGGCCCGGCTGCACGATGGCTGCATCCACCTCTTCTACCTGAAGGCTGGCATCAGCCGCGTGGCACTGCTGAAGCTCTTCCTGGCCATGGCCAGGGGTACTCACCTGGACTTGAACTGTCCCCACCTGTGCTACGTCTGTGTCCGGGCTTTCCGCCTGGAGCCGCGCGCAGCCACAGGCATCATGACAGTGGATGGCGAGGCGCTGGCTTGTGAGCCCGTGCAGGGCCAAATCCACAGCCGCCTCTGCCGCATCCTCAGTGGCTCCTGA